A portion of the Phacochoerus africanus isolate WHEZ1 chromosome 5, ROS_Pafr_v1, whole genome shotgun sequence genome contains these proteins:
- the LYG1 gene encoding LOW QUALITY PROTEIN: lysozyme g-like protein 1 (The sequence of the model RefSeq protein was modified relative to this genomic sequence to represent the inferred CDS: deleted 2 bases in 1 codon), producing the protein MSVLWLLLRILALLDSSESSSRGCYGDKQTLDTPAASGRMRRRPGSSFCVVITSPSALPSSSSSFSWQVTHSGVCASERQAVTDMPNLLRCQPMMCPVCQEHHMDPAVMAGVSARESHSGNVLVNMDSVTHEHESGWCMTSSVMTCHNSRGPLHIIVADDNPGAWTLDVMPHILSKAQVFHMAEVLIVRIREIQRKCPIWTPDQYLKGGFCAYKGGGGNIRSSQDLNCDFGNDVLARIKYFKRQGF; encoded by the exons ATGTCTGTGCTGTGGCTGCTTCTGAGAATCCTCGCCCTTCTTG ACTCATCAGAAAGTAGCAGCAGGGGATGCTATGGAGACAAGCAGACCCTGGACACGCCTGCGGCATCTGGTAGGATGCGGAGGCGTCCAGGCTCCAGCTTCTGCGTAGTTATCACCTCACCGTCTGCCttgccctcctcctcttcctctttctcttggcAGGTGACTCATTCTG GAGTTTGTGCTTCTGAAAGACAGGCTGTAACAGACATGCCAAACCTCCTGAGATGTCAA CCCATGATGTGTCCAGTCTGCCAAGAACACCACATGGACCCTGCTGTCATGGCTGGTGTCTCAGCCAGGGAATCTCACAGTGGCAACGTCTTGGTCAACATGGACAGTGTGACTCATGAGCATGAGTCAGGGTGGTGCATGACTTCATCAGTCATGACGTGTCACAACTCCAGGGGACCACTTCACATTATTGTTGCTGATGACAACCCTGGAGCATG GACCTTGGACGTGATGCCCCACATCCTCAGCAAGGCCCAGGTGTTCCACATGGCTGAGGTCCTGATTGTTAGAATCAGAGAAATCCAGAGGAAGTGTCCAATCTGGACCCCTGACCAGTATCTGAAAG GTGGCTTCTGTGCCTACAAGGGAGGTGGTGGCAACATCAGAAGCAGCCAGGACCTGAACTGTGACTTTGGCAATGATGTCCTTGCACGAATCAAATACTTCAAGAGACAGGGCTTCTAA